The following proteins come from a genomic window of Candidatus Izemoplasmatales bacterium:
- a CDS encoding SPFH domain-containing protein — protein sequence MTPLFLEFPIGLVVTIILLFFTGIIFIVSRYKKCPADKIMVVYGKVGRNNDGSNKSAHCIHGGAKFIWPIFQAYQFLDLTPMSIQVDLKNALSRQNIRIDVPSRFTVGISTEVGIMQNAAERILGLGLSEIQELAKDIIFGQLRLVIATMDIEEINTDRDKFLEAVSRNVETELKKIGLRLINVNVTDINDESGYIQALGKEAAAKAINDAKKSVAEKNRDGSIGEANAVKDQRIQVASANSTAIKGENESLGLISQSNASRREIEAEALRRAIAAEKIAAAKALEESYVAEQNAETARAAREKATLEADVIVKTEIEKQKRVLEAEAEAEQIRRRAKGEADGIYSKMEAQARGNQELLTKQAEGFAEIVRAAGGSPDAAIKMLITDKLETLVKTQVEAIKNLKFDRITVWDGGAKDGSSTTANFASSLMKSIPPMNDLFKMAGMDLPKYLGEETPAPEAKPEPKK from the coding sequence ATGACACCCCTGTTCCTCGAATTTCCCATCGGTCTCGTCGTCACGATCATCCTGCTCTTCTTCACCGGCATCATCTTCATCGTCTCGCGCTACAAGAAGTGCCCGGCGGACAAGATCATGGTCGTCTACGGCAAGGTCGGACGCAACAACGACGGTTCCAACAAATCCGCCCACTGCATCCACGGCGGCGCCAAGTTCATCTGGCCGATCTTCCAGGCATACCAGTTCCTCGACCTCACGCCGATGTCGATCCAGGTCGACCTCAAGAACGCCCTCTCCCGCCAGAACATCCGCATCGACGTCCCTTCGCGCTTCACCGTCGGCATCTCGACGGAGGTCGGGATCATGCAGAACGCGGCCGAGCGCATCCTCGGGCTCGGCCTCTCCGAGATCCAGGAACTCGCCAAGGACATCATCTTCGGACAGCTCCGTCTCGTCATCGCGACGATGGACATCGAGGAGATCAACACCGACCGCGACAAGTTCCTCGAAGCCGTCTCCCGCAACGTCGAGACCGAGCTGAAGAAGATCGGCCTCCGCCTCATCAACGTCAACGTCACCGACATCAACGACGAATCCGGCTACATCCAGGCCCTCGGCAAGGAAGCCGCCGCGAAGGCGATCAACGACGCCAAGAAGTCCGTCGCCGAGAAGAACCGCGACGGTTCGATCGGCGAGGCGAACGCCGTCAAGGACCAGCGCATCCAGGTCGCCTCGGCGAACTCGACCGCGATCAAGGGCGAGAACGAATCGCTCGGACTCATCTCCCAGTCCAACGCCAGCCGCCGCGAGATCGAGGCAGAGGCGCTCCGCCGCGCCATCGCCGCCGAGAAGATCGCCGCCGCCAAGGCCCTCGAGGAATCCTACGTCGCCGAACAGAACGCCGAGACGGCCCGCGCCGCCCGCGAGAAGGCGACGCTCGAGGCCGACGTCATCGTCAAGACCGAGATCGAGAAGCAGAAGCGCGTCCTCGAGGCCGAGGCCGAAGCCGAACAGATCCGCCGCCGCGCGAAGGGCGAGGCGGACGGCATCTACTCGAAGATGGAAGCCCAGGCGCGAGGCAACCAGGAACTTCTGACGAAACAGGCCGAAGGCTTCGCCGAGATCGTCAGAGCCGCCGGCGGAAGCCCCGACGCCGCCATCAAGATGCTCATCACCGACAAGCTCGAAACGCTCGTCAAGACCCAGGTCGAGGCGATCAAGAACCTCAAGTTCGACAGGATCACCGTCTGGGACGGCGGCGCGAAGGACGGCTCGTCGACGACGGCGAACTTCGCCTCGTCGCTCATGAAGTCGATCCCGCCGATGAACGACCTGTTCAAGATGGCGGGCATGGATCTGCCCAAGTATCTCGGCGAGGAGACGCCCGCCCCCGAGGCGAAGCCCGAACCGAAGAAGTAA
- a CDS encoding aldo/keto reductase, translating to MKPFTLSNGVAIPPIGFGTWQIPDGDVVYNAVRAALSAGYRAIDTAAVYGNETGVGAAIRDAGIPRSEVFLTTKVWNDDQGYESTLRAFGASRAKLGVEYVDLYLIHWPAVNRFPDHRATNLETWRAMERLYREGKVRAIGVSNFLPHHLEPLWNAAEVKPMVDQVELHPGNPADDVVAWCRARGILVQAWSPMMRGHVFDYPVLAEIASKHARTVPQVVLRWILDRGIHPLTKSVTPARIKENLDVFSFTLDDEDEAKIATLSGIGRFGSHPDLAKY from the coding sequence ATGAAACCATTCACCCTATCCAACGGCGTCGCGATCCCCCCGATCGGCTTCGGAACCTGGCAGATCCCCGACGGCGACGTCGTCTACAACGCCGTCCGCGCCGCCCTGTCGGCCGGATACCGCGCGATCGACACCGCCGCGGTCTACGGAAACGAGACCGGCGTCGGCGCCGCGATCCGCGATGCGGGCATCCCCCGCTCCGAGGTCTTCCTCACCACCAAGGTGTGGAACGACGACCAGGGCTACGAATCGACCCTGCGCGCCTTCGGGGCGAGCCGCGCCAAGCTCGGCGTGGAGTATGTCGACCTCTACCTGATCCACTGGCCGGCGGTCAACCGCTTCCCGGACCACAGGGCGACGAACCTCGAGACCTGGCGGGCGATGGAACGCCTCTACCGCGAGGGCAAGGTCCGCGCGATCGGCGTCTCGAACTTCCTTCCCCACCACCTCGAACCGCTCTGGAACGCCGCCGAGGTCAAGCCCATGGTCGACCAGGTCGAACTCCATCCCGGAAATCCCGCCGACGACGTCGTCGCCTGGTGCCGCGCCCGGGGAATCCTCGTCCAGGCATGGAGTCCGATGATGCGCGGCCACGTCTTCGACTACCCGGTCCTCGCAGAGATCGCTTCGAAGCACGCCCGCACCGTCCCCCAGGTCGTCTTGCGCTGGATCCTCGATCGCGGGATCCATCCGCTTACCAAATCGGTCACGCCGGCAAGGATCAAAGAGAACCTCGACGTCTTCTCCTTCACGCTCGACGACGAGGACGAGGCGAAGATCGCGACGCTTTCCGGAATCGGCCGCTTCGGCAGCCATCCGGACCTGGCGAAATACTGA
- a CDS encoding HD domain-containing protein produces the protein MDGFERHVVAKAEAFAHTVMKDDASGHDYEHVKRVRRMAERILAHERADGFVVVLAAILHDVDDKKLGGPGDRAERFLREQDVPAATREAVLEIIASMSYTAHMEGKAVSSIEGMIVQDADRLDAIGAIGIARAFAYGGRKGRPIYAGSMDDDSSLAHFGQKLLNLRNLMNTKTAKRIAIRRHRFLSAYLGRFLAEWNGE, from the coding sequence ATGGACGGATTCGAAAGACATGTGGTCGCGAAGGCCGAGGCCTTCGCCCACACGGTGATGAAGGACGACGCCTCCGGACACGACTACGAGCATGTGAAGCGGGTCCGCCGGATGGCGGAGCGGATCCTCGCGCACGAACGGGCCGACGGCTTCGTCGTCGTCCTCGCGGCGATCCTCCACGACGTCGACGACAAGAAGCTCGGCGGTCCCGGCGACCGCGCCGAACGCTTCCTGCGCGAACAGGACGTTCCGGCCGCGACCCGCGAGGCGGTTCTCGAGATCATCGCGTCAATGTCGTACACCGCCCATATGGAAGGCAAGGCGGTCTCTTCGATCGAGGGCATGATCGTCCAGGACGCCGACCGGCTCGACGCGATCGGTGCGATCGGGATCGCGCGCGCCTTCGCATACGGGGGGCGCAAGGGCCGGCCGATCTACGCCGGTTCGATGGACGACGACTCCTCGCTCGCCCACTTCGGGCAGAAGCTCCTTAATCTCCGGAACCTGATGAACACGAAGACGGCGAAACGGATCGCGATTCGACGCCACCGCTTCCTCTCGGCCTATCTCGGCCGTTTCCTCGCCGAATGGAACGGCGAATGA
- a CDS encoding ATP-binding protein, giving the protein MKKKNILNLIKYYSEKNDIQFRNEAYDIARDFDSAGDYQLAEYIMSLLSKNNVFYPQVNDDKESFFKKVDVGNESLPLPKAISDDIVGMINAINHNAGINKFMFIGAPGTGKTETVKQVARLLERQLFMIDTSELIDSKLGQTAKNISDAFAEINTLPYPAKVLILIDELDSIALDRINNNDLREMGRVTSAFFKELDNLNENIVLVATTNLFERFDKALTRRFDSIIDFNRYTKEDLVEVAESILNTQLKRFKTAGHDMKLFKKIINCMTIIPYPGELKNLIRSSIAFSNPNNEFDYLRRMIRNVIPNIGEISPNNLQKRGFTIREIEVLTGVSKSSVQRELKGENHE; this is encoded by the coding sequence ATGAAAAAAAAGAATATTCTTAACTTAATAAAATACTATAGTGAGAAGAATGATATCCAGTTTCGCAACGAAGCATATGATATTGCACGGGACTTTGATTCGGCCGGTGACTATCAATTGGCTGAATACATTATGTCGCTTTTGTCAAAAAATAACGTGTTCTATCCTCAAGTTAATGATGATAAGGAGTCATTCTTCAAAAAAGTGGATGTAGGAAATGAGTCTTTACCACTACCGAAGGCGATCAGCGATGACATCGTGGGTATGATCAACGCCATTAATCACAATGCTGGGATTAATAAGTTTATGTTTATTGGCGCACCGGGTACAGGTAAAACCGAAACTGTAAAGCAAGTCGCAAGATTACTTGAAAGACAACTTTTTATGATTGACACTAGCGAACTCATTGATAGTAAACTTGGTCAGACAGCCAAAAATATCAGTGATGCATTTGCCGAGATAAACACTTTACCCTATCCCGCTAAGGTGCTCATCTTAATTGACGAACTAGATTCTATTGCTTTGGATCGAATCAACAACAATGATTTACGAGAAATGGGTAGAGTAACTTCAGCCTTCTTTAAGGAGTTGGACAATTTGAACGAAAATATAGTATTGGTTGCAACAACCAATCTTTTTGAGCGTTTTGATAAAGCCTTAACAAGGAGATTCGATTCCATCATTGATTTTAATAGATATACAAAAGAAGATTTAGTTGAGGTTGCAGAGAGCATCCTAAACACTCAACTTAAACGTTTCAAGACGGCTGGACATGACATGAAATTGTTCAAAAAAATTATCAATTGCATGACGATAATTCCTTACCCTGGTGAATTAAAAAATTTAATACGCTCTTCGATAGCTTTTAGCAATCCGAATAACGAATTTGATTATCTTCGTAGAATGATAAGGAACGTTATACCGAATATTGGCGAAATATCTCCTAATAATTTGCAAAAAAGAGGATTCACAATACGAGAAATCGAAGTGTTGACTGGCGTTTCAAAAAGCTCCGTACAACGTGAACTGAAAGGTGAAAACCATGAATGA